From Neisseria musculi, the proteins below share one genomic window:
- a CDS encoding NAD(P)H-dependent flavin oxidoreductase — translation MKHCFSPLVIRDKSLIPIVQGGMGIGVSASKLSSAVARENGLGTIASVDLRHLHDDLLAESKINPSEEKYAKLNHIALDREIQKAKANAQGKGMIAVNVMKAVKDHQHLVRQACESGADAIVMGAGLPLDLPEMTDGYHKNVALLPILSEARGINIVLKRWMKKGVLPDAIIIEHPAHAAGHLGAMTVEGVNDEKFEFKRVIEETFEVFKKLGLESEKIPLVLAGGMANFEKITTALKNWGASAVQIGTAFAVTEEGDAHLNFKQTLTGAKMEQVVEFMSVAGLPARGVRTKFLDNYIKREAKLQANAKADPRRCTQGINCLSVCGLRDGLEKVGQFCIDIQLAAAWRGEVDKGLFFRGKDPLPFGSTIKSVRETIQYLLHGRCV, via the coding sequence ATGAAGCACTGTTTTTCCCCTTTGGTTATCCGCGACAAATCATTGATTCCAATTGTGCAGGGCGGCATGGGAATAGGCGTATCCGCATCTAAATTATCTAGTGCTGTAGCCCGGGAAAACGGCTTAGGCACCATTGCCAGCGTAGATTTGCGCCACCTACACGATGATTTGCTGGCCGAATCCAAAATTAATCCTTCCGAAGAGAAGTATGCCAAGCTCAACCACATTGCACTCGACCGCGAAATTCAAAAAGCCAAAGCAAATGCGCAAGGCAAAGGTATGATTGCCGTTAACGTAATGAAAGCTGTGAAAGACCACCAGCACCTAGTCCGACAAGCATGCGAATCAGGTGCCGATGCCATTGTAATGGGAGCAGGATTGCCGCTCGACTTACCCGAAATGACTGATGGCTACCATAAAAACGTTGCCCTACTACCCATTCTTTCCGAGGCGCGCGGCATCAACATCGTATTGAAACGCTGGATGAAAAAAGGCGTTCTGCCCGACGCCATCATCATCGAACACCCCGCGCACGCCGCAGGACACTTAGGGGCAATGACGGTAGAGGGTGTTAATGATGAAAAATTCGAATTCAAGCGAGTGATTGAAGAAACGTTTGAGGTGTTTAAAAAACTCGGTCTAGAAAGTGAAAAAATCCCATTAGTGCTGGCAGGCGGCATGGCCAATTTTGAGAAAATCACTACTGCACTGAAAAACTGGGGAGCTTCCGCAGTACAAATCGGCACTGCATTTGCAGTTACCGAAGAAGGCGATGCCCATTTGAACTTCAAACAAACGCTGACCGGTGCCAAAATGGAGCAGGTGGTAGAGTTTATGTCGGTAGCCGGCCTGCCGGCACGCGGTGTCCGCACCAAATTTCTCGACAACTACATCAAGCGCGAAGCCAAACTTCAAGCCAACGCCAAAGCCGACCCACGCCGCTGCACACAAGGCATCAATTGTTTATCCGTATGCGGCCTGCGTGACGGATTGGAAAAAGTAGGCCAGTTCTGTATCGACATCCAATTGGCCGCCGCTTGGCGCGGTGAAGTCGACAAAGGTTTATTTTTCCGAGGAAAAGACCCACTACCATTCGGCAGTACCATCAAAAGTGTACGCGAAACCATACAATATTTACTGCATGGCCGCTGTGTATAA
- a CDS encoding phage virion morphogenesis protein, with protein sequence MLEISLDASQLEHGLSQLLKNATDTRPVMRAIATEMVSLTEDNFESEGWGGQKWKRSRRVADNGGKTLQLSGRIAAGISTQIGNGFARIGSNKKYAAIHHLGGQAGRGRKVKIEPRPYLPINGAGQLQKGAESALLDIALKSLSKGL encoded by the coding sequence ATGCTTGAAATCAGCTTAGATGCCAGTCAACTCGAACACGGTCTCAGCCAACTGTTGAAAAACGCCACCGACACCCGCCCCGTGATGCGTGCCATCGCTACCGAAATGGTCTCACTCACGGAAGACAACTTCGAAAGTGAGGGCTGGGGTGGGCAAAAATGGAAGAGAAGCCGGCGCGTTGCCGACAACGGCGGCAAAACCCTGCAATTATCCGGCCGGATCGCCGCCGGCATCAGCACCCAGATCGGAAACGGCTTTGCCCGTATCGGCAGTAATAAAAAATATGCCGCCATCCACCACCTCGGCGGCCAAGCCGGGCGCGGCAGGAAAGTCAAAATCGAGCCACGCCCCTACCTGCCCATCAACGGAGCAGGACAACTGCAAAAAGGAGCAGAATCCGCCCTACTCGACATCGCCCTAAAATCTCTGAGCAAAGGGTTATAG
- a CDS encoding DUF2868 domain-containing protein has product MPTPPIRLAELVRLLQERGYIFAADPQPLTEALRHAEGSAEAKLCRRAEMIDSDRRLHDSLERVRSLFARLLLAATLFWLVSGFAGTATLMQQQGLNFFFVLCGVLGVHTLMLLLWLGAVLLPRFKPHGLFADPALWIRGKDPVNQAILRLYSDEWGKPATRWLIGRTTHRLWLSALSGMLAASVLLLAVRQYTFNWESTILSDAVFVQAVQALGWLPAQLGFPVPDADAVLNSRLNNNLAASSRWGGLLIGSIVCYGLLPRFAAWLACHILSRRSMSTLPLEKPYYQQIIQQWQQRVVDADTQSETVGAAPQISLSNAPKWAVMLDAEWADKTWFQHVLGQEWLNKGTAAGRDAVAALKADLQANPAQLLIGVRARSMPDRGILRQLTALAEAAQGGTVVQLLAEKNISDGLEDYLNQWHTALTERRLPWLDPPRISQRERLGQEAVKQE; this is encoded by the coding sequence ATGCCCACACCGCCCATCCGGCTCGCCGAACTGGTGCGCCTTTTGCAGGAACGCGGCTATATTTTTGCCGCCGATCCGCAGCCGCTCACAGAAGCTCTGCGCCACGCCGAAGGCAGCGCCGAGGCCAAACTTTGCCGTCGCGCCGAAATGATAGACAGCGACCGCAGGCTGCACGACAGCCTTGAGCGTGTGCGCAGCCTGTTTGCCCGGCTGCTGCTGGCTGCTACCTTGTTTTGGCTGGTCAGCGGCTTTGCCGGCACCGCAACGCTGATGCAGCAGCAGGGATTGAATTTTTTCTTCGTGCTCTGTGGCGTGCTCGGCGTGCATACGCTGATGCTGTTGTTATGGCTGGGTGCGGTATTGCTGCCGCGCTTCAAACCGCACGGTTTGTTTGCCGACCCCGCGTTATGGATACGCGGCAAAGATCCCGTCAACCAAGCCATCTTGCGCCTGTATAGCGATGAATGGGGCAAGCCCGCTACCCGCTGGCTCATCGGCCGCACCACTCACCGCCTGTGGCTCTCTGCCTTGTCGGGTATGCTGGCGGCTTCGGTTTTACTGCTGGCCGTGCGCCAATACACCTTCAATTGGGAAAGCACCATTTTGAGCGATGCCGTTTTCGTGCAGGCCGTGCAGGCGCTCGGCTGGCTGCCTGCCCAACTCGGCTTTCCCGTACCTGATGCCGATGCCGTGTTAAACAGCCGTCTGAACAACAATCTTGCCGCTTCAAGCCGATGGGGCGGCCTGCTAATCGGCAGCATCGTCTGCTACGGTCTGTTGCCCCGCTTCGCCGCCTGGCTTGCCTGCCACATCCTTTCACGCCGCAGCATGAGCACGCTGCCGCTTGAAAAACCTTATTATCAGCAAATCATCCAGCAATGGCAGCAGCGCGTGGTCGATGCCGACACCCAAAGCGAAACCGTTGGCGCCGCCCCGCAAATCAGCCTCAGCAATGCCCCTAAATGGGCGGTGATGCTCGATGCCGAATGGGCGGACAAAACCTGGTTCCAACATGTTTTGGGGCAAGAGTGGCTAAACAAAGGCACCGCCGCCGGCCGCGATGCGGTCGCCGCGCTGAAAGCCGATTTGCAGGCCAATCCCGCCCAACTGCTGATCGGCGTGCGCGCCCGCAGCATGCCCGACCGCGGCATCCTGCGCCAACTCACCGCCTTGGCCGAAGCTGCGCAGGGCGGGACGGTGGTGCAGCTTTTGGCCGAAAAAAACATTTCAGACGGCCTTGAAGACTATTTGAACCAATGGCACACTGCGCTCACCGAACGCCGCCTGCCGTGGCTGGACCCGCCCCGAATCAGCCAAAGGGAAAGGCTGGGGCAAGAGGCAGTAAAACAAGAATGA
- a CDS encoding phage portal protein family protein, whose product MLRDNDCRIVDGCFNQLIWITDLNFGQNSPRPKFVLYEPEEGGKELVERDQFWSTAVSTCPKATGNGLITCRTMTLFRLLMPLSLKLQLRHRHFWLSRPMFPNLPRACRFRPMPAPLSTPSHPMPAV is encoded by the coding sequence ATGTTACGCGACAACGACTGCCGCATCGTCGATGGCTGCTTCAACCAATTAATCTGGATAACGGACTTGAACTTCGGCCAAAACAGCCCGCGCCCCAAATTCGTGCTGTATGAACCGGAAGAAGGCGGAAAAGAATTGGTCGAACGCGACCAATTCTGGTCAACTGCGGTGTCAACCTGTCCGAAAGCTACTGGAAACGGGCTTATAACCTGTCGGACGATGACGTTGTTTCGGTTGTTGATGCCGCTGTCTCTAAAGTTGCAGTTGCGACACCGCCACTTTTGGCTAAGCAGGCCGATGTTCCCGAATTTGCCGAGGGCTTGCCGGTTCCGGCCGATGCCGGCACCGTTATCGACACCCTCGCACCCGATGCCGGCCGTCTGA
- a CDS encoding GTPase/DUF3482 domain-containing protein, protein MQNKPLSLAVVGHTNTGKTSLLRTLLRDSCFGEVKNAPATTRHVEQAAINDGGETLVYLYDTPGLEDAGGVFDWLEVNTSSRSDGIERLQRFLESPEAAGDFNQEAKVLRQLLQSDMALYVVDAREPVLDKYKEELKVLSWCAKPMMPVFNFIGGQDLGGWTEMLARHTLHVYSGFDTVAFDFEGEIRLWSSLATMLPQRSIIDRLIAVRRREWQQLDHEARSEIAHFLLDVAAYKQEIDESDNPEPVLKTMQAAVRQLERQLQQQLFQTYRFYHNEIDTGEWALKAFRQDPFDADLLKEYGIRTGTGAATGALIGLGVDMVTLGGSLGLGTAIGGVLGGVLPNMQTITDKLSGKQTLHIDPETLTLLAARALDLLAALQTRGHAAQAEIQMQSGKTPWQAAKLPAELNKARSRQKWSSLNTHLPELSRRERAEAAAEVAAKL, encoded by the coding sequence ATGCAAAACAAACCGCTATCTCTGGCCGTGGTCGGCCACACCAACACCGGCAAAACCTCACTGCTGCGCACGCTGTTGCGCGACAGCTGTTTCGGTGAAGTGAAAAATGCGCCCGCAACCACCCGCCATGTGGAGCAGGCCGCGATTAACGACGGCGGCGAGACGCTGGTGTATCTCTACGACACGCCCGGGCTGGAAGATGCGGGCGGCGTGTTCGACTGGCTGGAAGTCAACACTTCGAGCCGTTCAGATGGCATCGAGCGTTTGCAGCGGTTTCTCGAAAGCCCCGAAGCGGCGGGCGATTTCAATCAGGAAGCCAAAGTGCTGCGCCAGCTGCTGCAAAGCGATATGGCACTGTATGTGGTGGACGCGCGCGAGCCGGTGCTGGATAAATACAAAGAGGAACTAAAGGTTTTGTCGTGGTGCGCCAAGCCGATGATGCCGGTATTCAACTTTATCGGCGGGCAGGATTTGGGCGGATGGACGGAGATGCTGGCGCGACACACGCTCCACGTTTACAGCGGTTTTGATACTGTAGCCTTTGATTTTGAAGGAGAAATACGCTTGTGGAGCAGTTTGGCCACCATGCTGCCCCAACGCAGTATTATCGACCGCCTGATTGCGGTGCGCCGCCGCGAATGGCAGCAGCTCGACCACGAAGCACGCAGCGAAATCGCTCATTTTCTGCTCGATGTGGCGGCTTATAAGCAGGAAATCGATGAGAGCGACAACCCTGAACCCGTGCTGAAGACCATGCAGGCGGCTGTGCGCCAGCTTGAGCGGCAGCTTCAGCAACAACTGTTCCAAACCTACCGTTTTTACCATAACGAAATCGACACCGGCGAATGGGCGCTCAAGGCGTTCCGACAAGACCCGTTCGATGCAGATTTGCTGAAAGAATACGGCATCCGCACCGGCACAGGCGCCGCCACCGGCGCATTAATCGGCTTGGGCGTGGACATGGTTACGCTCGGCGGCTCGCTCGGCTTGGGTACCGCCATCGGCGGCGTGCTCGGCGGCGTGTTGCCGAATATGCAGACGATTACCGACAAACTGTCGGGCAAACAAACCCTGCATATCGACCCGGAAACCCTCACCCTGCTGGCCGCACGCGCCTTAGATCTGCTTGCCGCCCTGCAAACGCGCGGCCATGCGGCACAGGCTGAAATCCAAATGCAGAGCGGCAAAACCCCGTGGCAGGCCGCGAAACTGCCGGCCGAGCTGAATAAGGCCCGCAGCCGCCAGAAATGGTCATCGCTCAACACCCATCTGCCCGAGCTGAGCCGGCGCGAACGAGCGGAAGCAGCGGCAGAAGTGGCCGCGAAGCTGTAA
- a CDS encoding phage head morphogenesis protein has product MNPEDIKAVFGMQPEAAVAYLKQKGHHVSWDWQDMLDDAHATAFTVAKTAKMDVLDDIYSAALKALENGQTLEDFGRELTPVLQAKGWWGRKEVSNPDTGEVQTATLGSPHRLKTIYLTNMQSAYVAGRYAEMMDSADTHPYWQYVAVNNSRTRESHRLLHGKVYAATDPVWDTRYPPLDYRCRCRVKPLSEARGAAKVLPSPKLETITVDIRTNEYTGEERYAQRTGIRINGTFVAPNAGFNANQGKAMLSRMARVAAEKARAVHPDIARTAMKELAADKRFKNSLPKAVLAWVLDLLKG; this is encoded by the coding sequence ATGAATCCCGAAGACATCAAAGCCGTGTTCGGTATGCAGCCCGAGGCCGCCGTGGCCTATCTGAAACAGAAAGGCCATCACGTGTCTTGGGATTGGCAGGATATGCTGGATGATGCCCATGCCACCGCCTTTACTGTCGCCAAAACGGCCAAGATGGATGTGTTGGACGATATATACAGTGCGGCACTCAAAGCATTGGAAAACGGCCAAACATTAGAAGATTTCGGTCGTGAACTGACACCAGTGTTGCAAGCCAAAGGCTGGTGGGGGCGTAAAGAGGTGTCCAATCCCGACACGGGAGAGGTTCAGACGGCCACGCTCGGCAGCCCGCACCGCCTGAAAACCATCTACCTCACCAATATGCAGTCGGCCTACGTGGCCGGACGCTATGCCGAAATGATGGATTCGGCAGACACACACCCGTATTGGCAATATGTGGCCGTCAACAACAGCCGCACCCGCGAAAGCCACCGCCTGCTGCACGGCAAGGTGTACGCCGCCACTGACCCGGTTTGGGATACCCGCTATCCGCCGCTGGATTACCGTTGCCGCTGCCGCGTCAAACCGCTCTCCGAAGCGCGCGGTGCGGCCAAAGTGCTGCCCAGCCCCAAATTGGAAACGATAACGGTCGATATCCGCACCAACGAATACACCGGCGAAGAGCGCTATGCCCAACGCACCGGCATCCGCATCAACGGCACCTTTGTGGCACCCAACGCCGGCTTCAATGCCAATCAGGGCAAAGCCATGCTCAGCCGCATGGCGCGGGTGGCCGCCGAAAAAGCCCGGGCCGTCCACCCCGACATCGCCCGCACCGCCATGAAAGAGCTGGCGGCAGACAAACGTTTTAAAAACAGCCTACCCAAAGCCGTGCTGGCTTGGGTGTTGGATTTACTGAAAGGGTAA
- a CDS encoding restriction endonuclease, producing MFEAFKQHYTNGIGRQKNNIKRFFNLKEEDIVVVPSGKSLSIGVVKGEKVFKPEWENRACNLVSVEFYMSKGSVFKIKRGDLLQKLESRLKVKTAIADLVKFQDEIREIIDSISEDEDIYQSCNIYTKHVKAAEKNFKDELLQSIRNETIRLSAGGNGLERLIKELLEIDGYKAKIKTKKQSPDIADIDIEAKKEGRFFKTCLLIQAKHHRGETDGHGLKQLMPTKIMMLPARNG from the coding sequence TTGTTTGAAGCATTTAAACAACACTACACGAATGGTATTGGCAGGCAAAAAAATAACATCAAGCGGTTTTTTAATTTGAAGGAAGAGGATATTGTGGTTGTTCCATCCGGTAAATCGCTCAGTATCGGTGTTGTTAAGGGTGAGAAAGTATTTAAGCCGGAATGGGAAAATCGTGCTTGCAATTTGGTGTCGGTAGAATTTTATATGTCAAAAGGTAGCGTGTTTAAGATAAAGCGTGGTGATTTACTGCAAAAATTGGAGAGTAGATTAAAGGTTAAAACTGCCATTGCAGATTTAGTAAAGTTTCAGGATGAGATTAGAGAAATTATTGATTCAATTAGTGAAGACGAAGATATTTACCAATCCTGCAATATTTATACGAAACATGTTAAAGCGGCCGAAAAAAATTTCAAAGATGAACTGCTTCAATCTATCCGTAATGAGACAATAAGGCTGTCTGCCGGCGGAAACGGTTTGGAAAGGTTGATTAAAGAATTATTGGAAATTGATGGGTATAAAGCAAAAATTAAAACGAAAAAACAATCCCCTGATATTGCAGATATAGATATTGAAGCAAAAAAGGAAGGTAGATTTTTTAAAACTTGTTTGCTGATACAGGCTAAACACCATAGAGGCGAAACCGACGGGCACGGTTTGAAACAACTGATGCCTACAAAAATAATGATGTTGCCTGCCAGAAATGGTTGA